From the genome of Geothrix sp. 21YS21S-4, one region includes:
- a CDS encoding response regulator, whose amino-acid sequence MTSPASSVPARTVVLLVDDEPLIHQILGAMLDHLGRSSLSAYTGEEALEMLAAGLEPALVILDMDMPGLGGAGTLPRLRALRPDLPVLVATGRTREAMAPILRQHPEVGCLEKPFDIMNLRRGLADALPTPARLST is encoded by the coding sequence ATGACTTCCCCCGCCTCCAGCGTTCCCGCGCGGACGGTCGTCCTGCTCGTGGACGACGAACCGCTGATCCACCAGATTCTCGGAGCCATGCTGGACCACCTGGGGCGGTCCTCGCTGTCGGCCTACACCGGGGAGGAGGCTCTGGAGATGCTGGCGGCGGGCCTGGAGCCCGCGCTGGTCATCCTCGACATGGACATGCCGGGACTGGGCGGGGCGGGGACCCTGCCGCGGCTGCGGGCCCTGCGGCCGGATCTGCCGGTGCTGGTGGCCACGGGGCGCACGCGGGAGGCGATGGCTCCGATCCTTCGGCAGCATCCCGAGGTGGGCTGCCTGGAAAAGCCCTTCGACATCATGAACCTGCGCCGTGGCCTCGCGGACGCCCTTCCCACGCCCGCGCGCCTTTCCACGTAA
- a CDS encoding TetR/AcrR family transcriptional regulator gives MASYHAILEAAAGLFQQFPSNAIALRDILSLSGVSNQTLYNYFPAGRNDVALVLHDRFRRSVVADFSRHCRALDWSALSDSQDTTHALSASLAQTAFSCLSQDFCLQSALFHYLLAHRLVAPASHFRELEEVLAQQIVLRYGERFQKQQLALTTSLSVACLVCTVEVALGNPEFPLDTLESSARKLVQTLLLSGIHENGSSGGSHPALLYPPSVAVVGAPISPLKRQVLLARMFKRKRLP, from the coding sequence ATGGCGTCCTATCACGCCATCCTGGAGGCGGCGGCGGGGCTGTTCCAACAGTTTCCGTCGAACGCCATCGCCCTCCGCGACATCCTGTCGCTCTCCGGCGTCAGCAATCAGACGCTGTACAACTACTTTCCCGCCGGCCGGAACGACGTGGCCCTGGTGCTGCACGACCGGTTCCGGCGGTCGGTGGTGGCGGATTTCTCGCGCCATTGCCGCGCCCTGGACTGGTCAGCGCTCTCCGACAGCCAGGACACGACGCACGCCCTCAGCGCCTCGCTCGCCCAGACCGCCTTCAGCTGCCTGTCCCAGGACTTTTGCCTCCAGTCGGCGCTGTTCCACTACCTGCTGGCGCATCGGCTGGTGGCGCCGGCCTCGCATTTCCGGGAATTGGAGGAAGTCCTCGCGCAGCAGATCGTCCTTCGGTACGGCGAGCGGTTCCAGAAGCAGCAGTTGGCCCTGACGACGAGCCTGAGCGTGGCCTGCCTGGTGTGCACCGTGGAGGTCGCGCTGGGAAACCCCGAGTTCCCTCTGGACACCCTGGAATCCAGCGCCCGCAAGCTCGTGCAGACCCTCCTGCTATCGGGAATCCACGAAAACGGCTCCAGCGGCGGAAGCCACCCCGCCCTGCTCTATCCTCCCTCCGTCGCCGTGGTGGGCGCGCCCATCAGCCCCCTCAAAAGACAGGTTCTCCTGGCCCGGATGTTCAAGCGGAAGCGGCTGCCCTGA
- a CDS encoding biopolymer transporter ExbD — protein MAFTPGSRRGAMADINMTPLIDVMLVLLIIFMIAAPMMTTGVDVKLPESRTGRNLESEALTVTVTFDGRLQFDKAFVALPVLANQLKARAQSGGKRPVLVRADHNVPYGRVIQVVDAIRDAGFTQVGFVTAAAPAVPIADAK, from the coding sequence GTGGCGTTCACTCCAGGCAGCAGGCGCGGCGCGATGGCCGACATCAACATGACGCCGCTCATCGACGTGATGCTGGTGCTGCTGATCATCTTCATGATCGCGGCCCCCATGATGACCACCGGCGTGGACGTGAAGCTGCCCGAGAGCCGCACAGGGCGGAACCTGGAGAGCGAGGCGCTGACCGTCACGGTCACCTTCGACGGGCGGCTCCAGTTCGACAAGGCCTTCGTGGCCCTCCCCGTGCTCGCCAACCAGCTGAAGGCCCGCGCCCAGAGCGGCGGCAAGCGGCCGGTCCTGGTCCGTGCCGACCACAACGTCCCCTACGGCCGCGTCATCCAGGTGGTGGATGCCATCCGGGACGCGGGCTTCACCCAGGTGGGCTTCGTCACCGCGGCGGCCCCCGCCGTTCCCATCGCCGACGCCAAATGA
- a CDS encoding GAF domain-containing protein — MSSGKAAKRPGSEIGSLAALADLLEESHADPCRLFEQGLALLVARLGVDRALLTRVTGLGYEVFWWAVAPGISMECVFSAPEKGLCPTVLAHPDLPLVVSDTATDPQWRHRPELSDLGIRAYAGLALMSGTTAIGTLCLQHRTPRTFDADDVALLRTLGQLMGRTLDAENRKQELRGALDALDLSSAIVEDSALQGPRTGLPNRRYLDVWLRASLFMARRRDEPIAVALWSQPMAAGTRTLLTGAAAHLRGEDLLIELSTDQYLLVMPHTDREGAEVLLARLRKSLGLHPTGAAVWLPEGDDMTFRSALTRVGRAFTEAVRQGVSVVWAPAGN; from the coding sequence CATGCCGATCCCTGCCGGCTGTTCGAGCAGGGGCTGGCCCTCCTCGTGGCCCGCCTCGGCGTGGATCGGGCGCTCCTGACGCGGGTGACGGGCCTGGGCTACGAGGTCTTCTGGTGGGCTGTGGCGCCCGGGATCTCCATGGAGTGCGTGTTCAGCGCGCCGGAAAAGGGACTCTGTCCCACGGTCCTGGCCCACCCCGACCTGCCCCTCGTCGTCTCCGACACCGCCACCGATCCCCAGTGGCGCCATCGGCCGGAGCTGTCGGATCTGGGCATCCGCGCCTACGCGGGCCTCGCCCTGATGAGCGGCACCACGGCGATCGGGACCCTCTGCCTCCAGCACCGGACGCCGCGGACCTTCGATGCGGACGACGTGGCCCTCCTCCGCACGCTGGGCCAGCTCATGGGCCGCACCCTGGATGCGGAGAACCGGAAGCAGGAGCTGCGCGGTGCCCTCGACGCCCTCGACCTCAGCAGCGCCATCGTGGAGGACAGCGCCCTCCAGGGGCCCCGGACGGGCCTTCCCAACCGGCGCTACCTCGACGTGTGGCTGCGCGCGTCGCTGTTCATGGCCCGCCGGCGGGACGAGCCCATCGCGGTGGCGCTGTGGTCGCAGCCCATGGCCGCGGGGACCCGCACCCTACTCACGGGGGCGGCGGCCCATCTGCGGGGAGAGGATCTCCTCATCGAGCTGTCCACGGACCAGTACCTCCTGGTCATGCCCCACACGGACAGGGAGGGCGCGGAAGTCCTGCTGGCGCGGCTCCGCAAGTCCCTGGGCCTCCACCCCACCGGCGCCGCGGTGTGGCTCCCCGAGGGCGATGACATGACCTTCAGATCCGCATTGACGCGCGTCGGCCGGGCCTTCACCGAGGCCGTGCGCCAGGGCGTTTCCGTGGTCTGGGCGCCGGCGGGGAATTGA
- a CDS encoding MBL fold metallo-hydrolase, producing MQFGPWDVQIVSGGTFRLDGGAMFGTVPKVVWNKLYPADEDNQIPMATNCLLIRGEVDGKRHVILVDNGNGDKESDDFMARFKFEGRGVLDANLARHGVKPQDVTLCILTHLHFDHAGGSTRLDSEGKVVPSFPNARYVVQAKDLADAKHPHLRVKASYLPQNWEPLEAAGVLDTVDGETELLPGISVRPAPGHIEGLQNVVVEGGGRRLVYLADLIPTARHIQPAWVMGYDLDVVTCVDERQKVLDEVAGTGTVCVFEHDPEIPAGTVARDAKGKYRVEALGAF from the coding sequence ATGCAATTCGGCCCGTGGGACGTGCAGATCGTGAGCGGCGGGACATTCCGCCTGGACGGCGGGGCCATGTTCGGGACGGTGCCGAAGGTGGTCTGGAACAAGCTCTATCCGGCGGACGAGGACAATCAGATCCCCATGGCCACCAACTGCCTGCTGATCCGCGGTGAAGTGGACGGGAAGCGGCACGTGATCCTCGTGGACAACGGGAACGGCGACAAGGAGAGCGACGACTTCATGGCCCGCTTCAAGTTCGAAGGGCGCGGCGTGCTGGACGCGAACCTCGCCCGCCACGGCGTGAAGCCCCAGGACGTCACCCTCTGCATCCTCACCCACCTGCACTTCGATCACGCCGGCGGCAGCACGCGGCTGGACTCCGAAGGGAAGGTGGTTCCCAGCTTTCCCAATGCGCGCTACGTCGTGCAGGCAAAGGACCTCGCCGACGCGAAGCATCCCCACCTGCGGGTGAAGGCCAGCTACCTTCCCCAGAACTGGGAGCCTCTGGAAGCCGCGGGCGTCCTGGACACCGTGGACGGCGAGACGGAACTCCTCCCGGGGATTTCCGTGCGGCCCGCGCCGGGACACATCGAGGGCCTCCAGAACGTCGTCGTCGAAGGCGGGGGAAGGCGCCTCGTCTACCTCGCCGACCTGATCCCCACCGCCCGCCACATCCAGCCGGCCTGGGTGATGGGCTACGACCTGGACGTGGTGACCTGCGTGGACGAACGGCAGAAGGTGCTCGACGAGGTGGCCGGCACCGGCACCGTCTGCGTGTTCGAGCACGATCCGGAAATCCCCGCCGGGACAGTGGCCCGCGACGCCAAAGGGAAGTATCGTGTGGAGGCGCTCGGCGCCTTCTGA
- a CDS encoding energy transducer TonB encodes MSQDLQAYLRSRAHLGELRWGAGLGLSLGLHLAVGLAFFWPRGGGADKVEEAKVTWVNLPAAMAGASGGSEAMEVGKTGERLRRVEEVAPVRETTPSATAPDPFAAKTTKAAAKGDSKDTASQGTGTTAAKGKTAAPNPVAGAVGSGNGAAFGAGSGIPGLNPSSGVQGGVGLVGGVDGDFPFVWYLQQVQARITSNWNRVSSTQGRVQIYFRIGRDGTVDRVRIEVPSGNAAMDESARMAVLRAAPLQRLPEGYEGAYLGVRFWFTYLGN; translated from the coding sequence ATGAGCCAGGACCTCCAGGCCTACCTCCGCAGCCGCGCCCACCTGGGCGAACTGCGCTGGGGCGCCGGGCTGGGACTGAGCCTTGGGCTGCACCTGGCCGTGGGCCTGGCCTTCTTCTGGCCCCGCGGCGGTGGCGCGGACAAGGTCGAGGAAGCCAAGGTCACCTGGGTGAACCTGCCGGCGGCCATGGCCGGCGCCTCCGGGGGCTCCGAAGCCATGGAAGTGGGCAAGACCGGCGAGCGCCTGCGGCGGGTGGAGGAAGTGGCCCCCGTCCGCGAAACGACCCCTTCCGCGACGGCGCCCGATCCGTTCGCCGCCAAGACCACCAAAGCCGCGGCCAAGGGCGACAGCAAGGACACGGCCAGCCAGGGGACGGGAACCACCGCCGCCAAGGGCAAGACCGCGGCTCCCAACCCCGTGGCGGGGGCCGTGGGATCCGGGAACGGCGCCGCGTTCGGGGCGGGCAGCGGCATTCCCGGACTCAACCCCAGCTCCGGCGTCCAGGGCGGCGTGGGGCTGGTGGGCGGAGTCGACGGCGATTTCCCGTTCGTGTGGTATCTCCAGCAGGTCCAGGCCCGGATCACGTCCAACTGGAACCGCGTCTCCAGCACCCAGGGCCGCGTCCAGATCTACTTCCGCATCGGCCGGGACGGCACCGTGGACCGCGTCCGGATCGAGGTCCCCAGCGGGAACGCCGCCATGGACGAGAGCGCCCGGATGGCCGTCCTCCGCGCCGCCCCGCTCCAGCGCCTGCCGGAGGGCTACGAGGGGGCCTACCTCGGCGTCCGCTTCTGGTTCACGTACCTGGGCAACTGA
- a CDS encoding thiamine pyrophosphate-dependent enzyme has product MLDTPALVKAASNAPDDHASPSHEDLCRWYELMHLGRLLDDKAPNYLKQAIGWSYHAPCAGHDGIQLALGLAFRPGKDFLFPYYRDLMTCLAAGLTAEEIILNGISKATDVAGGGRHMSNHFAKPSIGIQNVSSLTGNHTQHAVGLARAVQRYERDAVVFCSQGESSLSEGYCSESVNGADREKLPVVFVVQDNGYGISVPKRDQSANEHLCDNFSGYPNLKIIKCDGLDVPDSMRALDEAVAYARSGRGPAMVYALCVRIGSHSNSDRHELYRDEAELKAAKAQDPVPRFRAYCLEHGLTEDELKAIETENQARYLAAHDKAMAAPNPDPATIHDFVLPEGWVSEAYPDGLHQAEGSPISLITALNQTLKEEFRQNPDTFIWGQDMANRDKGGIFNVSKGMQQEFGEKRVFNAPIAEDFIVGTANGFSRLDDRIRVVVEGAEFADYVWPAAEQIVECSHDYWRTNGQFSPNITLRLASGGYIGGGLYHSQNVEGWLTTLPGIRVVVPAFADDAAGLLRTALRSRGMTLYLEPKFLYNAKMAHAVVPPDFAVPFGKARVRREGTDLTILAYGTPVHFALEAAAKLEKDGHSAEVIDLRSLSPLDTDAIVASVKKTHRVLIAHEDKVFGGFGGELAAICASECFPWLDAPVERVGSEFTPVGFNRILERATLPNADKVLAAARKVLAF; this is encoded by the coding sequence ATGTTGGATACTCCGGCCCTGGTGAAGGCGGCCTCGAACGCCCCGGACGATCATGCAAGCCCCAGCCACGAGGATCTCTGTCGCTGGTACGAGCTGATGCACCTGGGGCGCCTGCTGGACGACAAGGCGCCGAACTACCTGAAACAGGCCATCGGGTGGTCCTATCACGCCCCCTGCGCGGGCCACGACGGGATCCAGCTGGCCCTGGGCCTCGCGTTCCGCCCCGGGAAGGACTTCCTGTTTCCCTACTACCGCGACCTGATGACGTGCCTGGCCGCGGGGCTGACGGCGGAGGAGATCATCCTCAACGGGATCTCCAAGGCCACGGATGTGGCGGGCGGCGGCCGCCACATGAGCAACCACTTCGCCAAGCCGTCCATCGGGATCCAGAACGTCTCCAGCCTCACGGGCAACCACACCCAGCACGCCGTGGGCCTGGCCCGCGCCGTCCAGCGCTACGAACGCGACGCCGTCGTGTTCTGCAGCCAGGGCGAGTCCTCCTTGTCCGAGGGCTACTGCTCCGAGAGCGTCAACGGCGCCGACCGCGAGAAGCTGCCCGTGGTCTTCGTGGTGCAGGACAACGGCTACGGGATCTCCGTGCCCAAGCGGGACCAGAGCGCCAACGAGCACCTGTGCGACAACTTCAGCGGCTACCCCAACCTGAAGATCATCAAGTGCGACGGGTTGGACGTCCCGGATTCCATGCGCGCCCTGGATGAGGCCGTCGCCTACGCCCGCTCCGGCCGCGGCCCCGCCATGGTCTACGCCCTGTGCGTCCGCATCGGCAGCCATTCCAACTCCGATCGCCACGAGCTGTACCGCGACGAGGCCGAGCTGAAGGCCGCCAAGGCCCAGGATCCGGTTCCCCGCTTCCGCGCCTACTGCCTGGAACACGGGCTGACCGAGGACGAGCTGAAGGCCATCGAGACGGAGAATCAGGCCCGCTACCTGGCCGCGCACGACAAGGCCATGGCCGCGCCCAATCCCGATCCCGCCACGATCCACGACTTCGTCCTCCCCGAAGGCTGGGTGTCCGAGGCCTATCCCGACGGGCTGCATCAGGCGGAAGGATCCCCCATCAGCCTGATCACCGCCCTGAACCAGACCCTCAAGGAGGAGTTCCGCCAGAACCCCGACACCTTCATCTGGGGCCAGGACATGGCCAACCGGGACAAGGGCGGGATCTTCAACGTGTCGAAGGGGATGCAGCAGGAGTTCGGCGAAAAGCGGGTGTTCAACGCCCCCATCGCCGAGGACTTCATCGTCGGCACCGCCAACGGCTTCTCGCGCCTCGACGACAGGATCCGCGTGGTGGTGGAGGGTGCCGAATTCGCCGACTACGTGTGGCCTGCCGCGGAACAGATCGTGGAGTGCAGCCACGACTACTGGCGCACCAACGGCCAGTTCTCGCCCAACATCACCCTGCGCCTGGCCTCCGGCGGCTACATCGGCGGCGGGCTGTACCACTCGCAGAACGTCGAGGGCTGGCTCACCACCCTGCCGGGAATCCGCGTGGTGGTGCCCGCCTTCGCCGATGATGCGGCGGGCCTGCTCCGCACCGCCCTCCGCAGCCGGGGAATGACCCTCTACCTGGAGCCGAAGTTCCTCTACAACGCGAAGATGGCCCACGCCGTGGTGCCGCCGGATTTCGCGGTGCCCTTCGGCAAGGCCCGGGTCCGCCGCGAAGGCACGGATCTTACCATCCTGGCCTACGGCACGCCCGTCCACTTCGCGCTGGAAGCCGCGGCGAAGCTGGAGAAGGACGGCCACTCCGCAGAGGTGATCGACCTCCGCAGCCTCAGCCCCCTGGATACCGACGCCATCGTCGCGTCCGTGAAGAAGACCCACCGCGTGCTGATCGCGCACGAGGACAAGGTCTTCGGCGGCTTCGGCGGAGAGCTGGCGGCCATCTGCGCCTCCGAGTGCTTCCCCTGGCTGGACGCCCCCGTCGAGCGCGTGGGCTCCGAGTTCACCCCCGTGGGCTTCAACCGCATCCTCGAACGCGCCACCCTCCCCAACGCCGACAAGGTCCTGGCCGCGGCGCGGAAGGTCCTGGCGTTTTGA
- a CDS encoding sorbosone dehydrogenase family protein has product MRVRNSAPFALSLALLVSCGHGSNDAPPPSSPTPPAGGTFARATVATGLANPTAMVLAPDGRILVCEQGGSLRVVKGGQLLASPVLTVAVDASGERGLIGVTVDPAFGTNGFVYVYYTSPTPAPHNRISRFTVAGDAAVAGSEVVLLDLDNLSAATNHNGGALHFGPDGKLYAGVGENALGGNAQNLSNILGKLLRLNPDGSVPTDNPLLAQTSGKNRLIWALGLRNPFTFAFQPRTGRLFINDVGQDTWEEVDEGRAGANYGWPATEGATTNPAYASPLYAYPHSGGSVTGCGIVGAAFYDPATAAFPAAFLHKYLFMDLCGGWIRTLDPATGAVGDWLTGFSTPVDLRVAADGSVLVLSRGGGGTLQRVTYTAP; this is encoded by the coding sequence ATGCGCGTCCGAAATTCAGCCCCCTTTGCGTTGAGTCTCGCTTTGCTCGTGAGTTGCGGCCACGGAAGCAACGATGCGCCGCCGCCCTCCTCTCCCACCCCGCCGGCCGGCGGCACTTTCGCCCGCGCCACGGTGGCCACGGGGCTCGCCAATCCCACGGCCATGGTCCTGGCTCCCGACGGACGCATCCTGGTCTGCGAGCAGGGCGGCAGCCTACGGGTGGTGAAAGGGGGCCAGCTCCTGGCATCTCCCGTGCTCACCGTTGCCGTGGATGCCAGCGGAGAGCGGGGCCTGATCGGCGTGACGGTCGATCCGGCCTTCGGGACCAACGGCTTCGTGTACGTCTACTACACGAGCCCCACGCCGGCTCCGCACAATCGCATCAGCCGTTTCACCGTGGCGGGAGACGCCGCGGTGGCGGGGAGCGAGGTCGTCCTCCTCGACCTGGACAACCTGAGCGCCGCCACCAACCACAACGGCGGAGCGCTGCACTTCGGGCCCGACGGCAAGCTCTACGCGGGCGTGGGGGAGAACGCCCTGGGTGGCAACGCCCAGAACCTCTCGAACATCCTGGGCAAGCTGCTTCGGCTCAACCCCGACGGCAGCGTGCCCACGGACAATCCCTTGCTGGCCCAGACCTCCGGAAAGAACCGCCTCATCTGGGCGCTGGGGCTGCGGAACCCGTTCACCTTCGCCTTCCAGCCCAGAACCGGGCGGCTGTTCATCAACGATGTGGGCCAGGACACGTGGGAGGAGGTGGACGAGGGACGGGCCGGCGCCAACTACGGCTGGCCGGCCACCGAGGGAGCCACAACCAATCCGGCCTATGCCAGCCCCCTGTACGCCTACCCTCACAGCGGCGGCTCCGTGACCGGCTGCGGCATCGTGGGGGCCGCCTTCTACGATCCGGCGACGGCGGCCTTTCCCGCGGCCTTCCTCCACAAATATCTCTTCATGGACCTGTGCGGCGGCTGGATCCGTACCCTGGATCCCGCCACCGGCGCGGTGGGCGACTGGCTGACGGGCTTCTCCACTCCCGTGGACCTGCGGGTGGCCGCGGACGGCTCGGTGCTCGTCCTCTCCCGAGGCGGTGGAGGAACGCTCCAGCGCGTCACCTACACAGCGCCCTAG